The following proteins are co-located in the Anomalospiza imberbis isolate Cuckoo-Finch-1a 21T00152 chromosome Z, ASM3175350v1, whole genome shotgun sequence genome:
- the FBP1 gene encoding fructose-1,6-bisphosphatase 1, whose protein sequence is MTDRCAFDTNVITMTRFVMEEGRRAKGTGEFTQLLNSLCTAIKAISTAVRKAGIANLYGIAGSTNVTGDQVKKLDILSNDLVINMLKSSFSTCVIVSEENKDAVIVETEKQGKYIVCIDPLDGSSNIDCLVSIGTIFAIYRKVSPNEPSEKDALQPGRNLVAAGYALYGSATMLVLATSAGGVNCFMLDPAIGEFILVERDVKIKKKGNIYSLNEGYAKYFDPAITEYLKKKKFPEDGSSPYGGRYVGSMVADVHRTLVYGGIFLYPANSKSPKGKLRLLYECNPMAFVIEKAGGIATTGHQAVLDIVPEDIHQRVPVVLGSPDDVKEYLEIVKKHSAK, encoded by the exons ATGACGGACCGCTGTGCCTTCGACACCAATGTCATCACCATGACCCGCTTCGTGATGGAGGAAGGCAGGCGGGCGAAGGGCACCGGGGAGTTCACGCAGCTCCTCAACTCCCTCTGCACGGCCATCAAAGCCATCTCCACCGCTGTCCGGAAAGCGGGCATTGCCAACCT CTATGGAATTGCTGGGTCTACCAATGTGACTGGAGATCAAGTAAAAAAGCTGGATATTCTTTCCAATGACCTGGTGATTAACATGCTTAAGTCATCCTTCAGTACATGTGTTATCGTGTCCGAAGAAAACAAAGATGCTGTGATAGTGGAAACTGAAAAACAG gGTAAATACATAGTCTGCATAGACCCTCTAGATGGTTCGTCGAACATTGACTGTCTTGTTTCCATTGGGACCATCTTTGCAATTTATAGAAAG GTGTCCCCTAATGAACCTTCCGAGAAAGATGCTTTACAGCCTGGACGTAATCTTGTGGCAGCTGGTTATGCACTCTATGGGAGTGCCACCATGTTGGTACTGGCAACTTCTGCTGGAGGTGTCAATTGTTTCATGCTGGATCCG GCAATTGGAGAATTCATTTTGGTGGAAAGAGATGTGAAAATcaaaaagaagggaaatatCTACAGTCTCAACGAAGGCTATGCTAAATATTTTGATCCTGCCATCACAGAGTATctcaaaaagaagaaattccCTGAG GATGGAAGTTCACCATATGGTGGGAGGTACGTAGGATCTATGGTGGCAGATGTTCATCGCACACTGGTGTATGGAGGAATCTTTCTGTATCCTGCTAACTCCAAAAGTCCCAAAGGAAAG CTGAGACTGCTGTACGAATGCAATCCTATGGCTTTTGTTATTGAGAAGGCTGGGGGCATAGCTACAACTGGTCATCAAGCTGTACTAGATATAGTGCCTGAGGATATCCACCAAAGAGTGCCTGTTGTCTTGGGTTCTCCTGATGATGTGAAGGAGTACCTTGAGATAGTCAAGAAACATTCAGCTAAGTAA